The window aggagcaggacaggggaggaagacagggaggagggggagagaggaggagcaggacagaggaagacagggaggagggggagagaggaggagcaggacagaggaggaagacagggtggaggaggagagaggaggagcaggacagaggaggaagacagggagggaggggaggagaggagcaggacagAAATAGACAGggaggagtggggggagagaggaggagcaggacagaagaggaagacgggaggagtagggagagaggaggagcaggacagaggaggaagacggggtggagggggagagaggaggagcaggacagaggaggaagacggggtggaggggggagagaggaggagcaggacagaggaggaagacggggtggagggtggagagaggaggagcaggacagaggaggaagacgggatagaggggagaaggagggggaagagtTCACAACACAAGTTAGTTTAAAGTTGAATTAATAGGCCAAGGCTAAAGGTAATGGTGGAGAGACGCTGGTACCTGCCTGATTGGTTGTCAGACTGATTGAACATGTTCTCACAGAGGTCCTCTTGGTCCACGTGGGGGAGGTCTGGGAATTGCTCTATGGGACGGTCTGATGGTCTCTGGATGTTTATGGGGGGTTCTGAGGGAGGGTTCTGAGTAGCCGGGTCTGCATTGAGCTGTGGGTCTATTatagtcccctcctctcctttcattgCATCTTTCTGTCCCCACTCCTGCTCCTCTActtccatcctctgtctctgcttttcctcgTCTActtccatcctctgtctctgcttttcctcctctacttccatcctctctctctgctcctctccctctatcttcatCCTTTCCTGCCCCTCCTCTACTTCTGtcatctctctcagtgtctcaaatcctttatctctctccacccatttttcctctcctccagtcccctctttctcctgtcctcccaccctctctcctctcttatccacattccctttctcctctcctgtcacctgtctgtctcctcccaccctctctctattcctctgctCCTCTTCAATTCCCCCCATCATTTCTTCCTCtaatcccaccctctctctctcctcccttaccCCCTGTCTCCCCACTTCTCCTTTCGGATCAGTGTGTCTGGCCTGATAATGGAGGTAGGGTAGGGGTGTGTTGGCTTTGTGgatggaggaggtgggagagggagaggcgtgTTCAGAAGTCCTCTGTGGTTCGGCATCGAGCTGAGGTGGTGGGGATTCAAGAACCAGGTGCTTTGATTGGACAGaagctggggtgtgtgtgttggcagcaggCTGTAATTGGCTGCTGAGGCGGTGGGTGGAGCCAGCGGAGAGGGCAATGATTTGCAGCTGCCTTGATGCCGGCGGCAACCGATCAAAACAGGAAGTAGAACCCAGGGGACTAGAGCCTGAGCTGAGCTGTGATTGGCCTGGGGTGGTCTGTGTGGGTGGGGTTTGAGATGACAAACTGCTGGCTGGTCCAGTCCACTGTCTGCTGGGCAGGGCCTGTCCGGCAGCGGCAGCAGCGATTGGTTGCAGGGCCGGGCTGTGTCTCGGGGATGCCACCCTGTGGCCATTTGGAGAATGAAGTCTGGGTCTCAGAGGGACAGAACGCACAGAAGAGTAGAGagctggagagaagagaaaaagagagagtaagaAAAAAGAGAATGATTGAATGGTTTTACTGGACATTCTATAAATCACATGTCATTCCTCCTGAACATTCTACTCATTATCACATGTTTATGACTCACTTGGAGGTGGGACTGAGAGGTGCCGGGTGggtgtggtctgtctgtctgttaccatGGCACCGGGCTGGGGGCGTGGCCGGAGAGGGGGGAAAAGGGGTGTACGGGGACGAGAGAtaggagagtgggaggaggaagagggaggtttGAGACGTAAAGAAGGGGGGATTGTAAGAGTTCCAGGAGCAGAGGGGTGCAGGGTTAGACTCTGGAGCtatgggaaagggagggagggagggagggagggggagggagggagggagggagggagggagggagggagggagggagggagggagggagggagggagggagggagggagggagggaggaaaataaatagggagggagagagtgggggttgagagggagtttAGTTAAACTTGTGAGACAATCACAATCTTCAGTGGTCTCTCATACacctaacacacactaacacacctaacacacacctaacacacacctaacacacgCCTAACACACACATTCTGAACTGCTCACCTGAGCGGAGGCAGggcaagaggaagaggaggaagaggaagggacagGCCGTACTGTAGAGGTGAAAATCAGCTAAGAATGAGAGAGCAAAAGAtactaagagagagggagagagagagaaatagagagagagagagagagagagagagagagagagagagagaaagagagcgagagggtggggggggtaaTCTTGAACTGAGGAATGTTGAAAAAGGCTAGTCTGAGGGTTCAGCTTCAGGAGTTTGAAGTTGGTAGAAGTAGAGCTGacaggtgttggtgtgtgtgttattacaCACTATCAGTTGGTAGAAGTAGAGCTGacaggtgttggtgtgtgtgttgttacacaCTATCAGTTGGTAGAAGTAGAGCTGAcaggtattggtgtgtgtgttgttacacaCTATCAGTTGGTAGAAGTAGAGCTGacaggtgttggtgtgtgtgttgttacacaCTATCAGTTGGTAGAAGTAGAGCTGacaggtgttggtgtgtgtgttgttacacaCTATCAGTTGGTAGAAGTAGAGCTGacaggtgttggtgtgtgtgttgttaccatCTGGGTCCTGAGCAGCATCTGGTCTCGGCTGGAACAAGAACTCCGACCTAGGAGCAAAGCCTGCTGGGATACCCTCTGTCTGACAGACGAGGTGCTCTGATAGGCTTGCATCAGAGTGGGTGTATCCAGGGGGCGAGGGAAATGtatctaacagagaga is drawn from Oncorhynchus tshawytscha isolate Ot180627B linkage group LG29, Otsh_v2.0, whole genome shotgun sequence and contains these coding sequences:
- the si:ch211-230g15.5 gene encoding protein split ends isoform X1, which produces MVLNPTPTCTPTSPSLTPNPVTPTILIPNPTPPPHLHPLYLHPRMPPLKSLTNLFLSPSLPHHPLYIPSTHSLPLLPTVSAITSLPPSSVNHGNMSSAPGTSSLTNGNARPVPTPTSPPITPFHTPASRQIHFPRPLDTPTLMQAYQSTSSVRQRVSQQALLLGRSSCSSRDQMLLRTQMLIFTSTVRPVPSSSSSSSCPASAQLQSLTLHPSAPGTLTIPPSLRLKPPSSSSHSPISRPRTPLFPPLRPRPQPGAMVTDRQTTPTRHLSVPPPTLYSSVRSVPLRPRLHSPNGHRVASPRHSPALQPIAAAAAGQALPSRQWTGPASSLSSQTPPTQTTPGQSQLSSGSSPLGSTSCFDRLPPASRQLQIIALSAGSTHRLSSQLQPAANTHTPASVQSKHLVLESPPPQLDAEPQRTSEHASPSPTSSIHKANTPLPYLHYQARHTDPKGEVGRQGVREERERVGLEEEMMGGIEEEQRNRERVGGDRQVTGEEKGNVDKRGERVGGQEKEGTGGEEKWVERDKGFETLREMTEVEEGQERMKIEGEEQRERMEVEEEKQRQRMEVDEEKQRQRMEVEEQEWGQKDAMKGEEGTIIDPQLNADPATQNPPSEPPINIQRPSDRPIEQFPDLPHVDQEDLCENMFNQSDNQSVLSSLSSQSPPASPFLTLSSDLPPPLLPVSPSHPESLSLSQSRPETFSLLERKPWSQRVWPEGGRRVLTHLVEGFIIQEGLQAFPVNRSSLLLGGQEAISQNGNIEGAELLPLTDTPEPPEHSSESEQERVATSDPLTGPRERHRGVLHCESCGKRGHAHSFHRSKRYCSTSCARRYNVGLSKRLRALSAGSQPEGRCSEINKVESVPGKPLLLRLPREIWSAHRRDNEEEEGHAVPTTARLERRAARRARRASEPAMTPSNSTVTSSDSLPAQWSVEQVWDFIHTLPGCVEVAEAFRIQEIDGQALLLLTEDHLMTSMNIKLGPALKICAHINTLRHR
- the si:ch211-230g15.5 gene encoding histone-lysine N-methyltransferase 2B isoform X3, whose translation is MVLNPTPTCTPTSPSLTPNPVTPTILIPNPTPPPHLHPLYLHPRMPPLKSLTNLFLSPSLPHHPLYIPSTHSLPLLPTVSAITSLPPSSVNHGNMSSAPGTSSLTNGNARPVPTPTSPPITPFHTPASRQIHFPRPLDTPTLMQAYQSTSSVRQRVSQQALLLGRSSCSSRDQMLLRTQMSLTLHPSAPGTLTIPPSLRLKPPSSSSHSPISRPRTPLFPPLRPRPQPGAMVTDRQTTPTRHLSVPPPTLYSSVRSVPLRPRLHSPNGHRVASPRHSPALQPIAAAAAGQALPSRQWTGPASSLSSQTPPTQTTPGQSQLSSGSSPLGSTSCFDRLPPASRQLQIIALSAGSTHRLSSQLQPAANTHTPASVQSKHLVLESPPPQLDAEPQRTSEHASPSPTSSIHKANTPLPYLHYQARHTDPKGEVGRQGVREERERVGLEEEMMGGIEEEQRNRERVGGDRQVTGEEKGNVDKRGERVGGQEKEGTGGEEKWVERDKGFETLREMTEVEEGQERMKIEGEEQRERMEVEEEKQRQRMEVDEEKQRQRMEVEEQEWGQKDAMKGEEGTIIDPQLNADPATQNPPSEPPINIQRPSDRPIEQFPDLPHVDQEDLCENMFNQSDNQSVLSSLSSQSPPASPFLTLSSDLPPPLLPVSPSHPESLSLSQSRPETFSLLERKPWSQRVWPEGGRRVLTHLVEGFIIQEGLQAFPVNRSSLLLGGQEAISQNGNIEGAELLPLTDTPEPPEHSSESEQERVATSDPLTGPRERHRGVLHCESCGKRGHAHSFHRSKRYCSTSCARRYNVGLSKRLRALSAGSQPEGRCSEINKVESVPGKPLLLRLPREIWSAHRRDNEEEEGHAVPTTARLERRAARRARRASEPAMTPSNSTVTSSDSLPAQWSVEQVWDFIHTLPGCVEVAEAFRIQEIDGQALLLLTEDHLMTSMNIKLGPALKICAHINTLRHR
- the si:ch211-230g15.5 gene encoding bromodomain-containing protein 4B isoform X2 — its product is MVLNPTPTCTPTSPSLTPNPVTPTILIPNPTPPPHLHPLYLHPRMPPLKSLTNLFLSPSLPHHPLYIPSTHSLPLLPTVSAITSLPPSSVNHGNMSSAPGTSSLTNGNARPVPTPTSPPITPFHTPASRQIHFPRPLDTPTLMQAYQSTSSVRQRVSQQALLLGRSSCSSRDQMLLRTQMLQSLTLHPSAPGTLTIPPSLRLKPPSSSSHSPISRPRTPLFPPLRPRPQPGAMVTDRQTTPTRHLSVPPPTLYSSVRSVPLRPRLHSPNGHRVASPRHSPALQPIAAAAAGQALPSRQWTGPASSLSSQTPPTQTTPGQSQLSSGSSPLGSTSCFDRLPPASRQLQIIALSAGSTHRLSSQLQPAANTHTPASVQSKHLVLESPPPQLDAEPQRTSEHASPSPTSSIHKANTPLPYLHYQARHTDPKGEVGRQGVREERERVGLEEEMMGGIEEEQRNRERVGGDRQVTGEEKGNVDKRGERVGGQEKEGTGGEEKWVERDKGFETLREMTEVEEGQERMKIEGEEQRERMEVEEEKQRQRMEVDEEKQRQRMEVEEQEWGQKDAMKGEEGTIIDPQLNADPATQNPPSEPPINIQRPSDRPIEQFPDLPHVDQEDLCENMFNQSDNQSVLSSLSSQSPPASPFLTLSSDLPPPLLPVSPSHPESLSLSQSRPETFSLLERKPWSQRVWPEGGRRVLTHLVEGFIIQEGLQAFPVNRSSLLLGGQEAISQNGNIEGAELLPLTDTPEPPEHSSESEQERVATSDPLTGPRERHRGVLHCESCGKRGHAHSFHRSKRYCSTSCARRYNVGLSKRLRALSAGSQPEGRCSEINKVESVPGKPLLLRLPREIWSAHRRDNEEEEGHAVPTTARLERRAARRARRASEPAMTPSNSTVTSSDSLPAQWSVEQVWDFIHTLPGCVEVAEAFRIQEIDGQALLLLTEDHLMTSMNIKLGPALKICAHINTLRHR